Proteins encoded in a region of the Halorhabdus tiamatea SARL4B genome:
- a CDS encoding type II toxin-antitoxin system VapC family toxin, with the protein MTTAVDTNALIALLYEDEYAGASEKALRRAYQEGRVVVAPIVYAELAADGHFDTTDDLNRFLDDFSIQLVEPSREALFEAGKAFQRYTERRPDGLQCPSCGAKQSVTCEQCDTALSPRQHIAADFIIGGHASVDADSLVSFDEGFYNTYFSSLTVLPDLLDEM; encoded by the coding sequence GTGACAACAGCGGTCGATACGAACGCGCTCATCGCACTCCTGTACGAGGATGAGTATGCGGGTGCGAGTGAAAAGGCACTCCGACGTGCCTATCAAGAAGGAAGGGTCGTCGTTGCGCCAATTGTGTACGCGGAACTCGCCGCGGACGGTCACTTTGATACGACAGACGACCTCAATCGATTTCTCGACGACTTCAGCATCCAGCTTGTGGAGCCATCACGTGAGGCTCTTTTCGAGGCAGGGAAGGCGTTCCAGCGCTACACCGAGCGGCGGCCAGATGGCCTTCAATGCCCTTCCTGTGGAGCAAAGCAGTCGGTCACATGCGAGCAGTGTGACACGGCGCTCTCACCGCGCCAGCACATTGCGGCTGACTTCATCATTGGAGGGCATGCGAGCGTCGATGCCGACTCACTGGTAAGCTTTGATGAAGGATTCTACAACACGTACTTTTCTTCGTTGACTGTCCTGCCAGATCTTCTCGATGAGATGTAG
- a CDS encoding tyrosine-type recombinase/integrase, with the protein MTSGTPRNSSDQSLVSSFERYLQDKGKGRGGDGGNYRRNAARELERFAEWAAGQRGADDWTGIVPADADREPAFEDLDERVFREYARHLSGDRGLKQNTVQTYYRYISAWCGWCVNEGYLEAHYAQRASAMAPLPEDDGRKPGDQQAWTSEQRHALTRHVDERAREAIETYTTLPEDAAPLDRQRARYTALKAARDRALVFVLAYTAVRVGELLRDPNDPRRRGVRWEDIDLEDGSMDVYRKKQQWDAASLPDPVISPLQSYQKIMDPPTERWPVFPTFDQRTLAELVQDELADRGERLDAIGKRRNEYARDLLLALDEDIRPPSITTDGARSILQRLSEAAEIDIDHPKHDYLAPHGGRRGMGEVLVRAFGYTVAARYLDNSEEMVRERYSHIEAGELGDVATEALNEIDPS; encoded by the coding sequence ATGACCTCCGGTACACCTCGAAACAGCTCCGATCAGTCACTCGTGAGTTCCTTCGAGCGCTACCTCCAGGACAAGGGCAAGGGTCGTGGTGGCGACGGTGGGAACTACCGACGTAATGCGGCGCGCGAACTCGAACGGTTCGCCGAGTGGGCTGCTGGTCAGCGCGGCGCCGACGACTGGACTGGAATCGTTCCCGCTGACGCCGACCGCGAACCCGCCTTTGAGGATCTCGATGAACGCGTCTTTCGGGAGTACGCCCGACATCTTAGCGGAGATCGCGGCCTCAAGCAGAATACCGTCCAAACCTATTATCGCTATATCTCTGCGTGGTGTGGTTGGTGCGTTAACGAGGGATACCTTGAGGCCCATTACGCCCAGCGGGCAAGCGCGATGGCACCGCTTCCCGAGGACGATGGCCGCAAGCCCGGAGATCAGCAAGCCTGGACATCCGAACAGCGCCACGCCCTCACCCGCCACGTTGATGAACGCGCTCGTGAGGCGATCGAGACCTACACGACACTTCCGGAAGATGCCGCTCCACTCGACAGACAGCGAGCACGCTACACGGCCCTCAAGGCCGCTCGTGACCGTGCCCTCGTGTTCGTTCTCGCCTACACCGCTGTCCGGGTAGGCGAACTCCTGCGGGACCCAAACGACCCACGTCGGCGTGGGGTTCGATGGGAAGATATCGATCTGGAAGACGGGAGTATGGACGTCTACCGAAAGAAACAGCAGTGGGACGCTGCGAGCCTCCCCGATCCAGTTATCTCGCCGCTACAGAGCTATCAAAAGATAATGGATCCACCCACGGAGCGGTGGCCAGTGTTCCCGACGTTCGACCAACGAACGCTTGCGGAACTCGTTCAGGATGAACTGGCTGACCGAGGGGAGCGCCTGGATGCGATCGGCAAGCGACGTAATGAGTACGCTCGTGACCTCTTGCTGGCGCTCGACGAGGATATTCGGCCGCCGTCGATCACGACTGACGGCGCACGGTCGATTCTCCAGCGACTCTCGGAAGCCGCAGAGATCGACATTGACCATCCGAAACACGACTACCTCGCACCCCATGGCGGTCGGCGCGGAATGGGCGAAGTCCTCGTCCGTGCGTTCGGGTACACTGTCGCCGCCCGGTACTTGGACAACTCAGAGGAGATGGTTCGTGAGCGATACTCCCATATTGAAGCAGGGGAACTCGGCGACGTGGCTACCGAAGCACTCAATGAAATCGATCCCAGTTGA
- a CDS encoding DUF7342 family protein: MTEETGIRDQQTTGEDRVRMTARQLSEPRTANWIASEAGWSHEPTKRVLERLVDDGILHRDDSGTHTTYYPDYRRQAMQEAMRLRDSGHTVEELTDRLADMKTQIRDWEDEFSVESPNQLRGTLADESLDAEEEDRRREIAREWEHLQRRIQIVGFAIREWDFLAPTTESAEASS, from the coding sequence ATGACTGAAGAAACTGGGATCCGGGACCAACAGACTACGGGCGAAGACCGCGTTCGGATGACCGCCCGTCAGCTGTCAGAGCCGCGGACGGCTAATTGGATCGCTTCTGAAGCGGGCTGGTCACATGAACCGACGAAGCGAGTCCTCGAACGACTCGTCGATGATGGCATACTGCATCGTGACGACAGCGGTACCCACACGACGTACTACCCTGATTATCGCCGTCAAGCGATGCAGGAGGCGATGCGTCTTCGAGACAGCGGGCACACTGTCGAAGAACTCACAGACCGTCTCGCCGATATGAAGACCCAAATCCGCGACTGGGAGGACGAATTCAGCGTTGAGTCACCGAACCAGCTTCGCGGAACCCTCGCTGACGAGTCCCTTGACGCTGAAGAGGAAGATCGTCGCCGTGAGATTGCTCGTGAGTGGGAGCACCTCCAGCGGCGCATCCAGATCGTTGGTTTCGCCATCCGCGAATGGGACTTCCTCGCTCCGACGACAGAGTCTGCTGAGGCCAGCAGCTAG